The following coding sequences lie in one Aquabacterium olei genomic window:
- a CDS encoding lytic transglycosylase domain-containing protein, whose product MTAFDRAADGQEPSAWVGPQWLKSVRAASGGVSGALRLFLSDVLGGLRLVSHNALAMLGLAAVAVALFLFHRPEVRHELEGRALSWLVERANVRLANATEGEADDGAALVELAEPEAIQRATAANPAELNRQQAAVAYWIARRYNVAPEPISRLVQEAWSVGQRMGVEPTLVLAVMAVESGFNPFAQSHVGAQGLMQVMTGVHHDKYAIFGGKNAAFDPVTNLRVGVQVLKDCIRRAGSLEGGLKYYVGAANLADDRGYGAKVLAEQTYLRQVANGRSVPVMAPLPQATVQAATPAASPAVTVVPTAAPAGASGVAPAASDTPAVPHRPEQVALLVH is encoded by the coding sequence ATGACAGCGTTTGATCGTGCAGCGGATGGGCAGGAGCCCTCCGCATGGGTCGGGCCTCAGTGGTTGAAGTCCGTCCGTGCCGCCTCTGGTGGTGTGTCGGGTGCGTTGCGCCTGTTCTTGTCCGATGTGCTGGGCGGCCTGCGCCTGGTGAGTCACAACGCCCTGGCCATGCTGGGGCTGGCCGCGGTGGCGGTGGCCCTGTTCCTGTTCCATCGTCCCGAAGTGCGCCATGAACTGGAAGGTCGGGCGCTGAGCTGGCTCGTCGAGCGGGCCAATGTGCGCCTGGCGAACGCGACCGAGGGCGAGGCGGATGACGGCGCCGCTCTGGTCGAGCTGGCCGAGCCTGAGGCCATCCAGCGCGCCACGGCGGCCAATCCGGCCGAGCTCAATCGCCAGCAGGCCGCGGTGGCTTACTGGATTGCGCGCCGGTACAACGTGGCCCCCGAGCCCATCAGCCGCCTGGTCCAGGAGGCCTGGTCGGTGGGGCAGCGCATGGGGGTTGAGCCCACGCTGGTCCTGGCCGTGATGGCGGTGGAGTCCGGGTTCAACCCGTTCGCCCAGAGCCACGTCGGCGCCCAGGGGCTGATGCAGGTGATGACCGGCGTGCACCATGACAAGTACGCCATTTTCGGCGGCAAGAATGCGGCGTTCGACCCGGTGACCAACCTGCGGGTGGGCGTGCAAGTCTTGAAGGACTGCATCCGGCGTGCCGGCAGCCTGGAGGGCGGACTGAAGTATTACGTCGGCGCCGCCAACCTGGCCGATGACCGTGGATACGGCGCCAAGGTGCTCGCAGAGCAGACCTACCTGCGTCAGGTGGCCAATGGCCGCTCGGTGCCTGTGATGGCGCCGCTGCCCCAGGCCACGGTGCAGGCCGCCACCCCGGCCGCGTCGCCTGCGGTGACGGTGGTGCCGACGGCCGCCCCGGCCGGGGCCTCGGGCGTGGCGCCGGCCGCCAGCGACACCCCCGCGGTTCCGCATCGCCCAGAGCAGGTGGCCTTGCTGGTGCATTGA
- the msrA gene encoding peptide-methionine (S)-S-oxide reductase MsrA codes for MESHQPGTPPAPTLSEATFAGGCFWCVEAVFLGLRGVVAVESGYSNGHDPAPTYEAVCAGETGHAEVVRVRFDPTQISYRQLLEVFFAVHDPTTLNRQGNDVGTQYRSGIYTHDAQQAQTARDFIEQLAMSSIYERPIVTEVAPLSNYHPAEAYHQRYFEQHPHQGYCAFVVAPKVDKSRRLFPDLLRQG; via the coding sequence ATGGAATCACATCAACCGGGGACGCCGCCCGCCCCCACGCTGTCCGAAGCCACCTTCGCTGGCGGCTGCTTCTGGTGTGTCGAAGCCGTGTTTCTCGGCCTGCGCGGCGTGGTCGCGGTCGAGTCCGGCTACAGCAACGGGCACGATCCAGCCCCCACCTATGAGGCCGTCTGCGCTGGCGAGACCGGCCACGCCGAAGTCGTGCGAGTACGCTTCGATCCAACCCAGATCAGCTACCGCCAGCTCCTGGAAGTGTTCTTTGCTGTGCACGACCCGACCACGCTGAACCGGCAAGGCAACGACGTCGGTACGCAGTACCGCTCAGGGATCTACACGCACGACGCGCAGCAGGCTCAGACCGCGCGTGACTTCATCGAGCAGCTGGCCATGAGCAGCATCTACGAGCGCCCCATCGTCACCGAAGTGGCGCCCCTGTCCAATTACCACCCGGCCGAGGCCTACCACCAGCGCTATTTCGAGCAGCACCCGCATCAGGGCTACTGCGCCTTCGTGGTGGCCCCCAAGGTGGACAAGTCCCGACGCCTGTTCCCCGACCTGCTCAGGCAGGGCTGA
- a CDS encoding OmpW/AlkL family protein, translating into MIRRGRFALNLFSLAFAASLSGGVQAQASDPYIAKQLSSAVRGNLFMRLGYTSISVQNKSGDARDITGPVVTMADLDAAAALGDSLPASDPLSAWQLKSNIDDGVTPGNSPDGPEAIYSSYMDLFRSAVAQEGGGLGTPKGIKAKVGNSATVTLSLGYWLSDDHTWVAEAYVLAAPLTVKAYGDGVNVNGKPNGLAGKEIIETKMLPPLAVFGRYFGNRESRFRPYLGVGATYAVFFDTRTTNAYESYVGGRSTAKLKNAFGVGPFAGLKWQIDDDWHVSLAVGQVKIKTEATVTSYNTQIRSGDRVLADYVTTVGEAIKLAEGRTGADPQFTTKLMQLVARNRGGADQGTYVRKQDQSLTNTIFNISIGRSF; encoded by the coding sequence ATGATCCGCCGTGGACGTTTTGCTCTGAACCTCTTTTCCCTGGCGTTCGCTGCCAGCCTGTCCGGCGGTGTGCAAGCGCAAGCGTCTGACCCCTATATTGCCAAACAGCTTTCGAGCGCGGTTCGCGGCAATTTGTTCATGCGCCTCGGCTACACAAGCATTTCAGTTCAAAACAAGTCCGGCGATGCGCGAGACATTACCGGCCCTGTTGTCACCATGGCGGACCTCGATGCCGCCGCAGCGCTCGGTGACAGCCTTCCCGCATCGGATCCGCTGAGCGCGTGGCAACTCAAGAGCAACATCGATGACGGAGTTACGCCGGGGAATTCTCCAGATGGGCCAGAGGCCATCTATTCCTCCTACATGGACCTGTTCCGGAGCGCGGTGGCTCAGGAGGGCGGAGGCTTGGGCACTCCCAAAGGCATCAAGGCCAAAGTCGGCAATTCGGCAACCGTGACCTTGAGCCTGGGGTACTGGCTGAGCGACGACCACACCTGGGTGGCGGAAGCCTACGTGCTCGCAGCGCCGTTGACGGTCAAGGCCTATGGCGACGGGGTGAATGTCAACGGCAAGCCAAATGGTCTTGCTGGCAAGGAAATAATCGAAACCAAGATGTTGCCTCCGCTGGCCGTCTTCGGTCGGTATTTTGGGAATCGCGAATCGCGCTTCCGCCCCTACCTCGGCGTGGGGGCTACCTATGCCGTGTTCTTCGACACTCGTACGACCAATGCCTACGAATCCTATGTGGGCGGCCGTTCAACTGCCAAGCTCAAGAATGCGTTCGGAGTAGGTCCGTTTGCCGGCTTAAAGTGGCAGATCGATGACGATTGGCATGTGAGCTTGGCGGTTGGTCAAGTAAAGATCAAGACGGAGGCCACGGTGACCAGCTATAACACTCAAATCAGGTCGGGCGATCGAGTTCTGGCTGATTACGTGACGACCGTGGGGGAGGCTATTAAGTTGGCTGAAGGTAGAACCGGCGCGGATCCACAATTCACAACCAAGCTAATGCAGCTGGTTGCTCGCAATCGAGGTGGGGCGGATCAAGGCACCTACGTCCGCAAGCAGGACCAATCGTTGACCAACACCATCTTCAACATCAGCATCGGTCGCAGCTTCTGA
- the glyA gene encoding serine hydroxymethyltransferase — protein sequence MFDRAKHTIANVDPELFAAIQAENTRQEDHIELIASENYTSPAVMEAQGSQLTNKYAEGYPGKRYYGGCEHVDVVEQLAIDRLKQLFGAEFANVQPNSGSQANQAVFFGLLQPGDTIMGLSLAEGGHLTHGMPLNMSGKWFKVVSYGLNAQEDIDYDAMEALAREHKPKLIIAGASAFALRIDFERFAKIAKEIGAYFMVDMAHYAGLIAAGVYPNPVPHADVVTSTTHKSLRGPRGGIILMRSEEIAKKINSAIFPGIQGGPLMHVIAGKAVAFKEAMSPEFKAYQQQVVKNAAALAETLTKRGLRIVSGRTESHVMLVDLRPKNLTGKEAEAILGAAHITCNKNGIPNDPQKPMVTSGIRLGSPAMTTRGFKEEQAVAVGNLIADVLDNPHDEATIARVREQVSALTRQFPVYR from the coding sequence ATGTTTGACCGCGCCAAGCACACCATCGCCAACGTCGATCCCGAACTGTTCGCCGCCATCCAGGCCGAGAACACCCGTCAGGAAGACCACATCGAGCTGATCGCCTCCGAGAACTACACCTCGCCGGCGGTGATGGAAGCCCAGGGCTCCCAGCTGACCAACAAGTACGCCGAAGGCTATCCCGGCAAGCGCTACTACGGTGGCTGCGAGCACGTCGACGTCGTCGAGCAACTGGCCATCGACCGCCTGAAGCAGCTGTTCGGCGCCGAATTCGCCAACGTCCAGCCGAACTCCGGCTCGCAGGCCAACCAGGCCGTGTTCTTCGGCCTGCTGCAACCCGGCGACACCATCATGGGCCTGAGCCTGGCTGAAGGCGGCCACCTGACCCACGGCATGCCGCTGAACATGTCGGGCAAGTGGTTCAAGGTGGTGTCGTACGGCCTGAACGCCCAGGAAGACATCGACTATGACGCGATGGAAGCCCTGGCCCGTGAGCACAAGCCCAAGCTGATCATTGCCGGTGCCTCGGCCTTCGCCCTGCGCATCGATTTCGAGCGTTTCGCCAAGATCGCCAAGGAAATCGGCGCCTACTTCATGGTGGACATGGCCCACTACGCTGGCCTGATCGCCGCGGGCGTCTACCCGAACCCGGTACCCCACGCCGACGTGGTCACCTCGACCACGCACAAGAGCCTGCGCGGCCCGCGCGGCGGCATCATCCTGATGCGCTCGGAAGAAATCGCCAAGAAGATCAACTCGGCCATCTTCCCCGGCATCCAGGGCGGCCCGCTGATGCACGTCATCGCCGGCAAGGCCGTTGCCTTCAAGGAAGCCATGTCGCCCGAGTTCAAGGCCTACCAGCAGCAGGTGGTGAAGAACGCCGCCGCGCTGGCTGAGACGCTCACGAAGCGCGGTCTGCGCATCGTTTCGGGCCGCACCGAGAGCCATGTGATGCTGGTCGACCTGCGCCCGAAGAACCTGACGGGCAAGGAAGCCGAAGCCATCCTGGGCGCCGCGCACATCACCTGCAACAAGAACGGCATCCCGAACGACCCGCAGAAGCCCATGGTCACCTCGGGCATCCGTCTGGGCTCGCCGGCCATGACCACCCGTGGTTTCAAGGAAGAGCAGGCCGTGGCCGTGGGCAACCTGATCGCCGACGTGCTGGACAACCCGCATGACGAGGCCACCATTGCCCGCGTGCGCGAGCAGGTGTCGGCCCTGACTCGCCAGTTCCCGGTCTACCGTTGA
- the nrdR gene encoding transcriptional regulator NrdR, translating to MRCPFCGHHDTQVVETRDSDEGDSTRRRRRCQSCDKRFTTYERAEIELPAIVKRDGRRTDFDRAKLKASLMLALRKRPVGAESVESAIEAIEARLRQSGDKEVTSTQLGEWVMKELRRLDKVAYVRFASVYRSFDDVSEFVAAIKETGKKPTP from the coding sequence ATGCGTTGCCCTTTTTGCGGACACCACGACACCCAGGTTGTGGAAACGCGTGACTCGGACGAAGGCGACTCCACCCGCCGGCGCCGCAGATGCCAGTCCTGCGACAAGCGCTTCACCACCTACGAGCGCGCCGAGATCGAGCTGCCGGCCATCGTCAAACGTGACGGTCGCCGTACCGACTTCGACCGTGCCAAGCTGAAGGCCTCGCTGATGCTGGCGCTGCGCAAGCGGCCGGTGGGCGCCGAATCCGTCGAGTCGGCCATCGAGGCCATCGAGGCCCGCTTGCGCCAGTCGGGCGACAAGGAGGTGACGTCGACGCAGCTCGGCGAGTGGGTGATGAAGGAGCTGCGCCGGCTGGACAAGGTGGCCTACGTGCGCTTTGCCTCGGTCTACCGCAGCTTCGACGACGTCAGCGAGTTCGTGGCCGCCATCAAGGAGACCGGGAAGAAACCTACCCCTTGA
- a CDS encoding GspH/FimT family pseudopilin, whose amino-acid sequence MKMQGKGRREIGVTLVELVITVSVLSILVAVAAPAIGQFVARSAMQGLQNDFTSAMNRARLDAISRNTCVSVCPLSSSTANTCEATAANQGNWHQGWITYVNAACGAVPAGGPAAADIIAVREPGAARYTLIDQGGSPPAQHTFSARGLLRWSGRTLTLADTGQADSPHARCLRLSMQGRLMAEMPASGGGC is encoded by the coding sequence ATGAAAATGCAAGGGAAGGGGCGTCGCGAAATCGGGGTGACGCTGGTCGAACTGGTCATCACCGTCTCGGTGCTGTCCATCCTCGTGGCGGTGGCCGCGCCGGCTATCGGGCAGTTCGTGGCGCGCAGTGCCATGCAGGGACTGCAGAACGACTTCACCAGCGCGATGAACCGTGCGCGGCTGGATGCCATCAGCCGCAACACCTGCGTTTCCGTGTGCCCGCTGTCGAGCAGCACGGCCAACACCTGCGAGGCCACGGCCGCCAATCAGGGCAACTGGCATCAGGGCTGGATCACCTACGTCAACGCCGCCTGCGGCGCCGTCCCAGCCGGTGGGCCAGCCGCTGCCGACATCATCGCGGTGCGCGAACCGGGCGCTGCGCGCTACACCCTGATCGACCAGGGCGGCAGCCCGCCTGCACAACACACCTTCAGTGCCCGCGGCCTGTTGCGGTGGTCGGGCCGCACGCTGACGCTGGCCGACACCGGCCAGGCCGACAGCCCCCATGCCCGATGCCTGCGCCTGAGCATGCAGGGGCGTCTGATGGCCGAGATGCCTGCAAGCGGAGGAGGCTGCTGA
- the pdxH gene encoding pyridoxamine 5'-phosphate oxidase: MDKSSPHDLAQMRKSYELAELDEAQVAPEPIDQFHRWFDEAVRAKALEPNAMTVATVGADGRPSTRVLLLKGADAQGLVWFTNYESRKGHELAANPFAAMQFFWGELERVVRIEGRVERVSDEESDAYYGSRPLGSRIGAWVSPQSRVLTSRSELEAAWARQQAALGDDPPRPPHWGGYRLVPDRWEFWQGRPSRLHDRIVYQRLADGTWQRQRLAP, from the coding sequence ATGGACAAATCATCTCCTCACGATCTGGCGCAGATGCGCAAGAGCTATGAGCTGGCCGAACTCGATGAGGCGCAGGTTGCGCCCGAGCCCATCGACCAGTTCCATCGCTGGTTCGATGAAGCCGTTCGGGCCAAGGCCCTCGAGCCCAACGCCATGACCGTGGCCACGGTGGGCGCCGACGGTCGACCGTCGACCCGCGTGCTGCTGCTCAAGGGCGCCGACGCGCAGGGCCTCGTCTGGTTCACCAACTACGAAAGCCGCAAGGGCCACGAGCTCGCCGCCAACCCGTTTGCCGCCATGCAGTTCTTCTGGGGCGAGCTCGAGCGTGTCGTCCGCATCGAAGGGCGGGTCGAGCGGGTCAGCGACGAGGAATCCGACGCCTACTATGGCAGCCGGCCGTTGGGCTCGCGCATCGGTGCGTGGGTGTCACCGCAGAGCCGTGTGCTGACCTCGCGCAGCGAGCTCGAAGCAGCCTGGGCCCGGCAGCAAGCCGCCCTCGGCGACGATCCTCCGCGCCCGCCGCATTGGGGTGGCTACCGCCTCGTACCGGACCGCTGGGAGTTCTGGCAGGGGCGCCCGTCCCGTCTGCATGACCGCATCGTCTACCAGCGTCTGGCAGACGGAACGTGGCAGCGGCAGCGGCTGGCCCCCTGA
- a CDS encoding YdcF family protein — translation MTDWALYKPVLAALALPPVPFLLLVLVGARLILPRRGLGWLLVLLGVAGLWFSSCEQTALWLQNGAMRPPPALFGAEQARLASQGRLYASQARRAPRAAPVAPVAPPAAIIVLGGGLERLAPEYGVAALSVGSERRLHYGVWLSRQTGLPLGFSGGVGWAQQGGQVGPGEAEVAARVIERDHGMQLVWQESGSSDTRENAARTIAMLAPQGVQEIVLVTDAVHMPRAQRAFIEAARRALVQNPGWPIIRVTPAPVAFWRRGERPVLDWLPSRDGMAHVREVSREWLGWLAGA, via the coding sequence ATGACGGACTGGGCTCTTTACAAACCGGTGCTGGCGGCTCTGGCCTTGCCGCCCGTGCCGTTTCTCTTGCTGGTGCTGGTGGGCGCGCGTTTGATCCTGCCGCGGCGTGGGCTGGGCTGGCTGCTGGTGCTGTTGGGCGTGGCCGGGCTGTGGTTCAGCAGTTGCGAGCAGACGGCGTTGTGGCTGCAGAACGGCGCGATGCGCCCCCCGCCCGCGCTGTTTGGTGCGGAGCAGGCCCGGCTGGCATCGCAAGGGCGCCTGTACGCGTCGCAGGCGCGTCGCGCGCCACGTGCCGCGCCAGTGGCGCCAGTGGCGCCACCGGCGGCCATCATCGTGCTCGGTGGGGGCCTCGAGCGGCTTGCGCCAGAGTACGGGGTGGCGGCCCTGTCGGTGGGCAGCGAGCGACGCCTCCACTATGGCGTCTGGCTGAGTCGACAGACGGGCCTGCCCCTCGGTTTCAGTGGGGGCGTGGGCTGGGCCCAGCAAGGCGGGCAGGTGGGGCCGGGTGAGGCCGAGGTGGCGGCCCGCGTGATCGAGCGCGACCATGGCATGCAACTGGTGTGGCAGGAGTCTGGCTCGTCGGACACGCGTGAGAACGCGGCCAGGACGATCGCCATGCTGGCGCCGCAGGGCGTGCAGGAGATCGTGCTCGTCACCGATGCGGTCCACATGCCCCGCGCTCAGCGCGCCTTCATCGAGGCCGCTCGCCGGGCGCTGGTGCAGAACCCGGGTTGGCCGATCATCCGCGTGACGCCCGCACCGGTCGCGTTCTGGCGCCGCGGCGAGCGCCCGGTGCTCGACTGGCTGCCTTCGCGTGACGGGATGGCGCATGTGCGCGAAGTCTCGCGCGAGTGGCTGGGTTGGCTGGCCGGCGCATGA
- a CDS encoding UbiD family decarboxylase, whose amino-acid sequence MKYRDLRDFVAGLEAQGELCRVHDPVSVHLEMTALSDRVLRAGGPALWFDQPTRPGGGQGQAQAYRIPVLANLFGTPRRVALGMGAQDVSELRDIGRVLASLKEPEPPRGLKDAGKLLQMAKALWDMKPASVRRAACQEAVLEGSDVDLTTLPIQHCWPDDAAPLLTWGLVVTRGPQGVPQPRRRQNLGIYRQQLIGRRQLIMRWLTHRGGALDFREFALANPGQPFPIAVALGADPATILGAVTPVPDSLSEYQFAGLLRGSRTEVVDTGVGEGEARLQVPASAEFVLEGHIPPAAAGFEGVSEHGVPLKEKGGYLHALEGPFGDHTGYYNEQDWFPVFEVNRITHRDNPVYHSTYTGKPPDEPAVLGVALNEVFVPILQKQFPEIVDFYLPPEGCSYRMAIISMKKAYAGHGKRLMFGLWSFLRQFMYTKFIVVVDDDVNIRDWQEVIWAVTTRMDPVRDTTLVDNTPIDYLDFASPVSGLGGKMGLDATNKWPGETHREWGRTITMPEAVQRRVDGLVEAVLASGRRA is encoded by the coding sequence ATGAAATACCGCGATCTTCGTGACTTTGTGGCGGGCCTCGAGGCCCAGGGTGAACTGTGTCGCGTGCATGACCCCGTTTCCGTTCACCTGGAGATGACGGCGCTGAGCGACCGGGTGCTGCGTGCCGGCGGCCCCGCCCTCTGGTTCGATCAGCCCACTCGGCCGGGGGGGGGCCAGGGGCAGGCTCAGGCCTATCGCATTCCTGTTCTGGCCAACCTGTTCGGCACCCCAAGGCGGGTGGCCCTGGGCATGGGCGCGCAGGACGTGAGCGAGTTGCGCGACATCGGGCGCGTGCTGGCCAGCCTGAAGGAACCCGAGCCCCCGCGCGGGCTGAAGGACGCCGGCAAGCTGCTGCAGATGGCCAAAGCGCTGTGGGACATGAAGCCCGCTTCGGTACGGCGAGCGGCATGCCAGGAGGCGGTGCTGGAAGGCAGTGATGTCGACCTGACCACCCTGCCCATCCAGCACTGCTGGCCCGACGATGCCGCGCCGCTGCTGACCTGGGGCCTGGTCGTGACCCGTGGGCCGCAAGGCGTGCCGCAACCACGTCGCAGGCAGAACCTGGGCATCTACCGACAACAGCTCATCGGCCGCCGCCAGCTCATCATGCGCTGGCTGACCCACCGCGGCGGCGCGCTCGACTTTCGCGAATTCGCGCTGGCCAACCCAGGCCAGCCCTTCCCGATCGCCGTGGCGCTGGGCGCGGACCCGGCCACCATCCTGGGTGCCGTCACGCCCGTGCCGGACTCGTTGAGCGAATACCAGTTTGCGGGCCTGCTGCGCGGCAGCCGCACCGAGGTGGTGGACACCGGCGTGGGCGAAGGCGAGGCGCGCCTGCAGGTGCCGGCCTCCGCCGAGTTCGTGCTGGAAGGCCACATCCCCCCTGCTGCTGCCGGCTTCGAAGGTGTGAGCGAACACGGCGTGCCCCTCAAGGAGAAGGGCGGCTACCTGCACGCTCTGGAGGGGCCCTTCGGCGACCACACGGGGTATTACAACGAGCAGGACTGGTTCCCCGTGTTCGAGGTGAACCGCATCACCCACCGCGACAACCCGGTCTACCACTCGACCTACACCGGCAAGCCGCCCGACGAGCCCGCCGTGCTGGGCGTGGCGCTGAACGAGGTCTTCGTGCCCATCCTGCAGAAGCAGTTCCCGGAGATCGTCGACTTCTACCTGCCGCCCGAGGGCTGCAGCTACCGCATGGCCATCATCAGCATGAAGAAGGCCTATGCGGGGCACGGCAAGCGCCTGATGTTCGGGCTGTGGAGCTTCCTGCGGCAGTTCATGTACACGAAGTTCATCGTCGTGGTGGACGACGACGTGAACATCCGTGACTGGCAGGAAGTGATCTGGGCCGTGACGACCCGCATGGACCCCGTGCGCGACACGACCCTGGTGGACAACACACCGATCGACTACCTGGACTTTGCCTCACCGGTGAGTGGTCTTGGCGGCAAGATGGGGCTGGACGCCACCAACAAATGGCCTGGCGAGACGCACCGCGAATGGGGCCGCACGATCACCATGCCGGAGGCGGTACAACGCCGCGTGGACGGACTGGTGGAGGCGGTGTTGGCCTCGGGGCGCCGCGCTTGA